One window of Branchiostoma lanceolatum isolate klBraLanc5 chromosome 6, klBraLanc5.hap2, whole genome shotgun sequence genomic DNA carries:
- the LOC136437085 gene encoding uncharacterized protein has translation MAQTFPGRRGSNGSGTVRLAALADAAPSEATATLAPTAGTPSVRERGEETWGNYQSVLKRLIRRYIHHYKARQSDMIADDIIAEMKQDISSLRFEMREYRRKDASREVVEMQLLRDVTAEIRKAAAVRRQTGSATGTAESTPAASTKPQGAPGAIASQGPRVNRFCQKLIPMLRDDLYRMLRQTLTEQVDRDGTGGVTSHPLLPT, from the exons ATGGCACAGACGTTTCCGGGGAGAAGGGGTAGTAACGGATCAGGCACTGTACGCCTAGCGGCACTAGCTGATGCTGCACCTAGTGAAGCAACAGCGACCTTAGCCCCAACC GCCGGTACCCCAAGTGTGAGGGAAAGAGGTGAAGAGACATGGGGGAACTATCAG tccGTTCTGAAGAGGCTAATCCGTCGCTACATCCATCACTACAAGGCCCGGCAATCGGACATGATTGCTGATGACATCATAGCGGAGATGAAACAGGACATCTCCAGTCTTAG GTTTGAGATGCGAGAGTACAGGCGGAAGGACGCCAGCCGGGAAGTCGTTGAGATGCAGTTACTACGGGACGTTACCGCCGAGATCCGCAAGGCGGCAGCCGTGAGAAGGCAAACTGGTTCTGCCACAGGCACAGCAGAATCCACACCTGCAGCCTCGACAAAGCCGCAAGGAGCTCCAGGCGCGATTGCTTCACAAG GGCCTAGGGTAAACCGTTTCTGCCAGAAGCTCATCCCAATGCTGCGGGATGACCTCTACCGGATGTTACGTCAGACACTCACGGAGCAGGTCGATAGGGACGGCACTGGAGGTGTTACGTCACATCCGTTACTCCCGACGTGA